The DNA region cacttagcataatattctccaactccatccatttacctgaaaatgccatgatttaatctcttttaatgctaaacaatattccattgtggatatataccacagtttctttatccattcatctactgaagggcatctatgttggttccacagtttagctactgtgaattgtactgctataaacactgatgtggctgtgcggagccattttttttaatccactgttTTAATTGACTAATAtatttgtgatactggggattgaacccaggtattttaacactgagttacaactcccagcctattttattttttactgtgaaaaaatgtcttactaaattgctaaggctggccttgaacttgagatcataagggctgagaatgtggctttagagtactcttttttttttttttaagagggagagactttttttaatatttattttttagtttttggcggacacaacatctttattttatttttatgtggtgctgaggatcaaacccagcgccccacgcatgccaggggagcactttaccgcttgagccacatccccagccctagagtacTCTTGAATTCAacccccaatactgcaaaaaaggaaggaaggaatgaaggaagaagggacaagtaaattaaagaaaatgtgtttccttTACCTCAAAATCTGCTCCTGACAAGCAGCAATTCTCTTCATGAATTTGTAAAACATTTGATCTCCGCTTTTAATTTTGGTCTTCTCATATTTTTCATTACCAtcactaaaaaaactaaaaagagaagcAGAAACCACCTTTGAGTGTGAATATTCAGAGTATTACaggatttaaaagagaaaacaagataaTCCTCTTAAAAAATTGCTGCAGTACACTATAATTTCAGTCTGTTggagcggaggcaggaggatcataagtcaGCTCAGGTAACTtggcaagaccccgtctcaaaaacaaaaacctggtgAATGAAGCTCATTGGTAAGGCAcccttgggtccaatccccaatacTCTTCtacccaagaaataaaataaaagggatctGCAGATGTAGCTCGGAGATGGAAAATCCTCCTGGGTTTACTCTTCAGTatggtttaaaaattttttatcagGGGCTGGAGATACAGTTAGCTCAGTGATGGGGCTATGCTCAGCATGCACaaatcctgagttcaatcagcaaaaaagaaaaagtatatacatacataaaatttaaatattaaaaatatttaaagccaggaatggtgacacatgcctataatcccagccactcagaagactgaagcaggaggatcacaaattagtgaggtcctcagcaatttagtgagaatttttttcaaaataaaaaggcctggggacatACCTCAGTATTAAactacccctgggtttaatcctcagtacccctcccccccaaaaaagtagcTCATTACagagcgtccctgggttcaacccccagtatcagcttataatatacatatgtagCCTACTGGCTCACCATTCTCCcaagccattttcttttttctttttttaagagagagagagagagagagagaatttttaatatttattttttagttctcagcggacacaacatctttgttggtatgtggtgctgaggatcgaacccgggccgcacgcatgccaggcgagcgcgctaccgcttgagccacatccccagcccctcccaagCCATTTTCAACTTTGGGGTAATCATTTAAAAAGTCCATAAGTAAAACAGACTTGGCAAAGAACTAGGTCAACTCTAAAATATCCCACTTTATATTATTACAATAGCaaaaatgatcctcctgcctcagcttcccaagttgctggaattataggtgtgcaccactgcatctagctataaaaaaaaaaaaaaaaaggcttgccTTTgctatgaaaaacatttaaaaagcccAACATAGTGGCATAAACCTCTAATCCCAGAGGATGTggaagctaaggtaggaggatcccaagttcaaagtcagcctcagcaacttagtgagccctaggcaacttagcaagactctgtctctaaataaaatacaaaaagcgctggggatgttgctgagtggttaagcacttctgtattcaatccctggtaccaaaaaaaatttttttttaaaacagaaagggtgctggggatgtagttcagtggtagagcacttgcctaatatgcatgaagccctggatttgatcttcaaTACCACAAAAAAGGAAGGGGTAAGataacacagggaaaaaaaaaaaagttaaagaaatagtAAATGCATCTTCTGAAAACACCTGGCACCTCTAACTTCGGTCTGTTCATcttggttcattttctttttttggcaggagaggaaggtactggggattgaacccaggggtgtttcaacactaagctacatccccagtgcttattactttttattttaatatttttttttaaatatttattttttagttcttggcggacacaacatctttgttggtatgtggtgctgagggtcgaacccgggccgcacgcatgccaggcgagcgcgctaccgcttgagccacatccccagcccctattttaatattttttagttgtagatgaacacaataattttttttttttaatgtggggctgaggatcaaaccgagtgcttcacatatgtgacacaagcattctatcactgagtcacaaccccagtccctttttacTCTTTGAGTCTAgatcttgcttaattgctgaggctggcctggaactcacaatcttcctacATCAGGCTCCCGAGTTGATGGGATTCCAGGCatatgctaccatgcccagtCACCCTGGTTCATTTTCTTGAGGGCACTTATAAATAGACCAAAGTAactgctgggtatggtggcgcgTGCATATAATCCCGgtgaagctgagataggaggattgcaagtttgaggccagcctcatcaatgtagtaaggctctaagcaaattagcaagaccctgtctcaaaatagaaagggctgggatgtagctcagtggtagagcactcctagtTTCACTCCAAGTATCCCcccaaatattataataataagttATAAAAGCTGTTCTTAAAAATGCTAAAGCAAGtaactttttcttccttattttttcttcctctgagtttTATAATGAATCTCATGTGTATATAAGCAATAAATGTAAAGaacagttaataaataaataaacagaccaAATTATCTTCAAGCTAACTCAAGCTGGCTGATGAGGAGGTACCCTCTGTTTGTGTATCCTTTTCTTACTCAagactgaagcagaaagatcCTACCACAAAAGTTCTGCCTGGAAAAGTTCCCCCAGGTACTGGGGCGAAACCAATAGCACCTACTGTGGCAGCTTCCAGGCCAAGTCACCTCTCAACTTCAGCAGCACGCAGTCTCACCTTTGGGAAAGCAACTGTTCCATGCCAATTCCTTCTCTCTGTTGATAGTCCCTCAGAAGGCTGTGGGCATGATCTAGACTGACCAAGTCTCTGTAATCATCCTCATCTACAACACAGATGTAGTAGGGCAGGAACTGTGGCACTATAGTAGGCAAGGCCATCCCTTCTGCTGGAGGTACAGAATGAGTGGCATCCAGGACAGTGTCCTGCAGGCGCAGGTCTTGGAGCTGGGCAGTGCAGTCTACATCTTTGGCAGAGTTAGACTCATGAACAAAATCCAAGGTAAGCTGTGGTGGAGGTGCCTCCTCACTGTCACTTCCCCAGTCATTTGCACCTTCACACCAGTTCTCAGCGACAAGGCCATTTTCTTGTTTCTGGAAGAATATCTGGCAAATAAGGTCCAATCACACTTAGGATTCTATTCCTTTGGCTTCAGCAACCCATCCCTTCAATTTCCTGAAGAAGCCTTCACCAGTCCCTCCAATTCATCTCCCCGAACTCCATCTACTACTTAATAGCATTGGTTAGAGGTGACTTAAATATCAGTATTAAGTATATACTTTTCCGGTGGCAGAGTGTCAGATACAGCAAATGGTTTCTTCAACCATCTATTCcaaaatcttttttgttgtgCTTCATACATTGCTAGATTGAAAGGAAAGAAGTTCAGTTCTCAGACTCCTTAGCAGCTACAATTTCAGATATAATGAGAGGTATGCTTATGGGGCCCACCAGAGAGAGACATAAACTTGAGATAGAGTGTGGTAAAAATACCAAGAAACAAAAGGAAGTCAGTCTGTAAATATAGGTAGAACAAGACTGGAAAGCCAACAATTCTGTGACAAGGATGGCATACAGTTCACCAGATCACACCTAAGCTTCTGAACTGCAGGAGAGGTAGCCTGACAGATGGGCCAGTGGAGATAGGGGTTCAGGAGGTCATTCCTGAAATCGCCTCCTCCAGTGTAtgtaatttgtaaatatataaattccgGTGTGAAGTCTGTTTGAACTAACAAGagttttctccccctcccccgccccagtactagggactgaacccaggaggactattgctacatctccagttctttttatttattccgagatacggtctcactaagttgcccaggatggccttgaacttggggtcttcttgtctcagtctcctaaatAAATGGGTTTCCAGGCGTGCGCCACAACACCTGGACCATTTTATGGTTCTGAAGGAGCAAAACCAATTTCACTGTACCACAAAGAACACAGCTTAAAAGTtggttttaaaagatattttgggaAATACCTCATATTACAGCAAAACATAATGTCAATCACAATTGCGTTACCTGTGCCTCTTTCTCGTGCACCTGCAGGCACTGGGAGCGGAACACCTTCCAACTTCagggtaaaaacaaaacaatgagggCTCCACCCCGGACTCCCATCCCGCTAACCCGCCCCAAGCCCACGGCgttccccccaccccgccccaagTCCCCCGCGTTCGCCCTACACACCCCGCCCCAACTCCGCCCACTAGGCGTGACACCCAGCCTACCTGCGCGCCCCGCTGTCGCCGCACTTGGGGCGCACGCAAGAGAACACGTGCAGTAGCCGATGGAATGGGGAGCCTTCCAAGGGGCAGTACACCTGCACGACCAGAGTTTGTGGCTCCTTGCAGCGTTCACACACAGGCCTCGGCGCGGCCACGGCAGGCAGGGCATCCTAAGGAAGGGGGAAGCACTCAGACCCCGACTCTGTCCCCGAACCTCTCCGCTGCCTCACTGCGTACGTATTCCTCGCCTGCACCCGCCCACCCCACCTGCGCTCGCCCTCACCGGCATGCCACCCAGCTTGCTAGCAGTCCAGGCACTTGGCCCGGTAGGGCTGCCTTGCACTGCCAGGTCTCTAAGCCCGAGCAGCACCGGCTTCCGAACAGCCGCCATGACAACCTAGTTCGCACGTGAAAAGACGGAGTACGGCAGCTGAGAAGGTACAACTCTGCGCACGCGCATCGTGTAACCAGCGAGACCCCGCCCAGTGAATAGGATGGGTTCTCAGAATGCTGAAGTCTCATTTTAAAGTGTTTGGGCTGGGTCAGGGCTCTGCAGATAACTGCTGGTGTCATAGCTTTAAATGGGGGAGCGCGCAGACGTTGTGCCTTCTAATGTGCTGTGATAGGAAATACACACCATCTACCATGACGAGATCCTGCCAAAAAACtttacctgaaaataaaattttaggccAGATAATGGTATTATAACGGGGCACCTTTGAGACTAGAAGcccccaggtttttttttccccctccctatTTCCTGGTTTCCATTCCAGCTTCCTCATTCTGAGAATGGAAGCTAAGTTGCTGCCCCAAAATTCTAGGCGGGTGGCAGCCAAGATTGAAAAACtgtaattaggggctggggttgtggctcagcggtagagcactcgcctaacgtgagagaccctgggttcaatcctcagcaccacataaaaataaataaaataaaggtattgtgtccaacttgcACGAccagaagaaaaactgaaattataacTCTGGCTAGTACTGCCCAACCAAATCCACATACATATTTCTTAGTCTTTGTTCCTATAAATTATAAAGTTTCTGTAGGACTAATGCAAATTAGCTGTCTTCCCAGTTTTGgccaaattataattaaattcatttttctttccatatgtTCCCTCTTACTTTTGATGTGGGTGGATAACAATTCAGTTACTGGGGAACCCAGCAGCCTTTGGTCTGCGTCCTGGTAACAGTATCTGCCCTtagctagaaaagaaaaacaaagtcccTGATTTTTGAGTAGTACATACTGAAATGTGTATAGATAAAATGATGTATCTAGGATACAACAAAAAGAAGTGGTATATTGGGTAATAAAATTGGCCATGAGTTGGTAATTGTTAACATTTGATGCCAGGCACATGGAGGTCAGTCTGTATATCTTGGGAATTTTCCATACTGaaagtgttttcctttttttttgtatgggaAATTGAATTCAGGAAGACTtgcccactgaaccacatccccaaccctattttgtattttatttagagacagggtctcactgacttgttagcacctcacttttgctgagggtggctttgaactcctgaatctcctgtctcagcttcccaagctgctgggattacaggtatgtggcaCCACACCTGGTGCTTTCCCCTTTTTCCCCAGGAGATGggggagagtactggggattgaacgctggaatactctaccactaaattacatcccccaactttctctttttcttatgaggcagggtcttcctaaatttaCCAGGCAGGCATTGAATTTTGGATCTCCAACCTCAGCCTtgcaagtagctggaattacaagcatgcagcACCACATCTGGcatagtaaaaaattaaaatggcacaGCGTGTGTTAATTTCAAAAGCCTCATCCTAAGAGAAAGAAGTTAGATGCAAAAGACTCTTCTGGACAAGGCAAAACTTCAGGAAAGCAGATCAATTGTAGCCAGGAATTGGGTTTTGGGAGAGGGATTGGCCACTAGGGGGTGCCACGAACTTTTTGAGGTGAGAAGAATGTTTCTGTTGTGGTTACATGActgtatacatttgtcaaaactcaaaaATTGTAAATCCCACAGTGGCATttgtgcttgtaatcccaggggtttaggaggctgaagtatgaagattgcaagttcaaagccagcctcagcaacttagggagaccctgtctcaaaaagtataaaagggctggggatgtatgtgGTTTCTTGGTTAAacaagcctgggttcaatccctggtatcaaaaaaagtaAAGCCCTCAAAATTGTATACCAAAGTTGAGttttactgtatgtaaattatacctcaataaacaTGATATTTAAAAGCCATAAATTGTAGggccggggatatagctcagttggtagagtgcttgccttgcatgcacaaggcccttggttcaatccccagcaccacaaataattATGTAAGTTGCAAAAGCACTATTTCAAGATTCATAGATCCAAGATATGTAAAGGAAATGTGTTTGCAAGGACCTGTACTTCAGAGGAAGCACCAACCTTGCAATGTTGGACTACAGCCCCAACCTGCCACTTTCCTTGGTTACTCCTAGTTTGTCACTGCCAACCTGACAGCTTTAAAAGACTGTGAAGTCTGACCTTGATATTCCCTTCAAGTCTAGCTAGATTGGACAACTTGTAGGTATAGATTATTATTTTAGCTAATTCCcaagatatttttaagttattacaAGAAGTAGACTTCAGAATTCTTATTCTTTGCTAACCCAAGAATACATTCTCTAACAGGTAGTGACCTCTCCTGCACATATTTTATCTGCTTACCTCATAACACTACTAGTGTCTTCGTGCATGTGTCACATGGGGCTGGGATTTGAATCTAGGTCCTTAAACATAGTGCTTGAATCTAGTGCTAAGCATGTGACTACTATAGTTTTGGGTTTCTGTGAGATTttggggagtactagggattgaaccaggagtaTTCTACCACAGAACAATATCCTCAgcatcacccccaccccccgcaacttttttttataatttgagatagggtctcattaaattgcttcagcttcctgagtcactgggataaaaGGGTATGACATAATGCCTGGCTTGCCTTCTCCCTTTAAGAACAAAAAATACAGATCTTGGATGTGTTTCTGTCTTTAAGAAGGCATGCGACCAAGCCAGACTGAAGTGGGTGACTtaaccaggtacagtggtgcacacctgtaatcctagcaacccaggaggctgaggcaggaggacccaagttcaaggccaatctcagcaacttagatcctatctcaaaataaaaagcattggagatgtggctcagtggtaaagttatACCCCTGAATTGTGAGTGACCCAGGAGAGGATGGGACAGAGACAGTTCTAATAACAGGGTGGGCGGAAGCAGTTTCTTATCCAGACTATTCCAGATCACTATCTGGGGTATAAGTGCTGGAAGCCTAGCTTCTAGCTTGACCACCAATTCCATccattgactcttttttttttttttttttaaagagagagtgagagaggagagagagagagagagagagagagagagagagagagagagagaatttttttttaatatttattttttagttctcggcagacacaacatctttgttggtatatggtgctgaggatcgaacccgggccgcacgcatgccaggcgagcgcgctaccgcttgagccacatccccagcccccatccatTGACTCtttaaatgaaattctttttctgtttcactaGCCAAAAATATTAATAGCTTGAGAAGATAAAAAGGCAGTTGTCAAGCATCTGGCTAGGAGATGTCACCCACCCTTGCTCTTGGCCAGGAATTACTTGAAACAGACATAATCTCAATGTGGTCTATCAATTTCTCCAAAGTCATAAAGGTGAGGAGTGGAAGGAGAGGAAAACAGGACTTGATTAGAGGCCTGACCTCCTGACTTTCTGTCCTCCATTCTGGACCTGCTCACCGCTTAGTCAAGTGCCAACCAGGGTACAGTGCTCCTTCCACTCCTCCCAACTGGTGCTCGGACTGCCAAAGTCCCATTCTCAGGAAACAGTAAGAGGCTGAACCCACACCTTCCTTTGTGGcatctttattttcctgtttatgATGTAAACACAGGTCAGAAAAATCGGCTGCACTGAAACATTTCAGCAGAGTGGAAAAGAGGGAGAGTGGACAAGGAAGGGGCAGGGTGGCAATTCCAGACTGGCTTCCCCCAGGGTGTGTGTGGCCCAAGTCTTCAACCAGAGGTTGCCCTGGACAGGGAGGGGCAGGACCATGCAGCGCAGACTCTGGCAAGGTAGGACAAGAAGGACCAGTCACAACAGGAACTGTAGCTGAGTTTATTCAGTTTTGGCATCACGCTGGTGTTTGATGAAGCTGATCAATCCATTGGTGGACGAATCGTGAGAAGTCACCTCGGCGCTACCCTCAAGCTCAGGCTCAATTTTCTTAGCCAACTGTTTTCCCAGCTCCACTCtgccaggaagggaaggaagaaggggataAGGAAGGCTCCGGTGTTGCTACTAAATCTTCAAGCAAACCCATAGACATCCCCCACCCTCCTGAGTAAGCAACTCACCCCCACTGGTCAAAGCTGTTGATGTCCCAGATGATACCCTGAACGAAGATCTTATGCTCATAGAGGGCTGCAGGAGTGGCAGACAGGGCATGTTAGGGATTCCCCCATCCTTGTCCAACTGACCCCAAGTTAATACCTTCCTCTACTCACCAATCAAGGCTCCAAGAATGAATGGAGTGAGCTTGGTGAACACAATAGAGTTGGTTGGGCGATTTCCTTCAAAAACCTTCAGAAAACACCAAGAAATATCCCCAGGTTAATCCTGACCCCCAAACTCCTACAGAACGAGGATATCCTGCCTCAGAGGCTGGGACGAACAGGTCTGGAAGGACAGATCCTCCCATTCCATAGGACAACTCAAACACACTATGAACCCCTACCCTGACCCTACGACTTCATGCCTCCAGCTCTGGCATGCTGCTCCCAAACCAACTTCAGGAGCAATGCTGACCTTGTGTGGCAACAGCTTCTCAATGTCCTCTGCACTCTTTCCTGCAGCCTGGAGCTCCTTCCGGGCCTCGTCGGTTGATTTCCCCTTCATCAGCGCCTCAGTCTGGGCTAAGAAGTTGGCTAGGAGGATCTGATAAGAAAGATAGCCAGTTACACTGGAAAAGACTACTGGAGTCTCAGGCCAAGGGGCAAGGCACTTCTCCGTTGAGGTTAGTTCCAACTGAGTGAGTCACCCACTCAGGATTCACTTTTTCACTTCCTCCTTGAAGACAGGAAGGATAGAAGGCACATCCGATGACACCAGAGGGTAGGTAACAATGCTGACTGCTCTTTAAGGAATATGTACCACTTGCCAAGGACCCTCCTCTAACAATTTTGCCAATATCTATCCTTTAAGACCCTCAGAGGGAGAGGCTTCACCCCTCTTTTCtacctgaacctcagttttctctgaAATAGCACTAGATCACAGAACTCCAGAGCAGAAGAATCAGAATTCAAATCCTAGGTCACTGACTCTAGAGCTTGTGCCTAGAGTAATAACCCTATGCCACTCCACATGCCAAAGACAAGGCACAATAAATCCTCttcagggacttttttttttttttttttttaaatatttattgtttacttattggcagacacaacatcttcgtttgtatgtggtactgaggatcgaacctgggccgctcacatgccaggcgagcgcgctaccgcttgagccacatccccagccctctcttcagGGACTTTGTTAGATTCAATTGAATGGTCTTCCCATTTGCTGCCGAGATAGGCAAAATCTTGGCTCCAGGATCTTTGTCCTTTGCTGTTAGGCCTGTGCATTTCATGTTATAATATACAACAAAAGGGATTTTATACATGGAAGTAAGGTTATAGACCTTAAAAAGGGGAGACTGGGCTGGGAgtatggctcaggggtaaagtgcttgcttagtatgtgaAAGGCTactggtttgattcccagcactgcacacacaccaaaaagatagactagccaggcatggtggcttatgcctataattccagctactcgagaaacctggctcaaaataaaatttaaaaaagggatgtagttcagtatgCAAAgttatgggttcaatccccagcacacacgtgcacacagtcaaaacaacaaaaaaagggcaGGTACCTGTCACTGCCAGTACTGAAATGAAGAGAGCCATGAGCCAGGGAAAGTGGTGGCTTCTAGAAGCTGAGAATGACTATCAGGCAACAGCAAGGAACCTGAACCCCTGTCCCACCATCACATAGAAATATAACTTGAATGAGCAAGCACTTTCCCTGCCTCCAGAAGGGAATGCAGCCTTGGGAACACTTGATTTCAGCCCATGAACCTTTACTAAGCAGAGACCCAACAGAGCCTGCTGGATTTCTGATCCATGGAAGTGAGAAGATAATAAATGGTGCTGTTTTAACCCACTTGACATGGCAGTGATCGAAAATCAATATAACTGCTGATCAAAGCCAGGCCTTCAGAGGTGTAGGTGTAATGTGAGCCTGAGAAAGTAGTGAGGAGGGTCCTCATGGGACTCTTACCTTGTGATGCAAACCCTTTCGTATTGGGTGCTGGGTCTGGACCGGGATGAGGAAGTCACAGGGTATCATCTTGGTGCCTGTGAAGAGCACTGTGGTCAACCAGGCCACCCCAGCCCATGGGAGCTACCCACTCAGCCTACAGGAGAATACCAGCCTAAGTGCACAGTCTCAGCTGTCGTGACCCTGCCCTTCCCCAGCACCACTGCTGCCCAGGCCAGAGTGGACCCTACCTTGGTGGATGAGCTGGTAGAACGCATGCTGGCCATTGGTCCCTGGCTCTCCCCATACAATGGGGCCTGTCTGGTGGTCCACACGGGCGCCGGACTTGGTGATGTACTTCCCATTGGACTCCATGTCACCCTGGAATGCAGACACTTTTGCTCCTTTGTGCACTATGCTACAAGTCCTGCCTGGGACACCCCAGTCCTATGAGGAACCCTTGCAAATGTGTGTCACAGGCTGATAAGCTTTCTGGTCTAGACTACTTTGCAGAAAGGAGCTGAGCACCtgccaggaagggaaggaaagagtgaGGGAGTGtggcagggcagggggctgggccGACACAAATGTCTCTGGCCACTCAGACCAGGAGAAGATGGTTTCTGGAGAGAGGGGGAGGACCCCTCTAAAAACAATATTTGGGGctagatatgtagctcagtggtacagcacctgaTTAGTAGGcaggaggccttgggtttaatctccagcaccaataataataataaaccaaattatagCCACAAAATATTCAACTGATTTTATGAGAGAACCAAACTGGGGTCTAGAGTGTATAGTCTTTGAGGGCTGCCACctcagggagacactgggctTTGGGCACCCACCTGGACCCTGGTGATGGCAATCCTTACTCAGGAAGCTGGGACTGGGCAGCCTTAGCTCTACTTCAGTGGCAGGATTCATTTTTAGGTGTTGGCAAGTTGACTGATTCTGTCCCATGGAGCCCAAGAACAACAAGGCAGGGACCAGGtctatattaaataaagtaggtAAGGACTTTCTAGAACAGAATCTAAGAGAGGCGGTGCTTGATCTAGAGTTGGACAGAGGTCCGTGTAGCCCGAAGACGCAAGGTACGCAGGCCATGAGGGTCAAGGCTCACAGCCTCACCCTATGGCAGTCACACCAAGTGAGATTCAAGAAGGAAGTGACCCCATCTGTGAAACATGCCCAGGCCAAGCCAGGGCACCATGAGAGCCAGTCATGTTCCTCCCACATAGTCAAACTCAACAGACACTTGGAGATGGCACAAGTCCTGGTCACCAAGGCGCATGCTAGAGGGTAAGGGGCAGAGCTCCTGGAGGAGCTGGAACTTGGGCCTCTGGACTTCCCAGGTGCCAATAAGCCCTTCTAGCGCCAAGGCCTGACCTAGCCAACTGGTACCTGTTGGAAGTAGGCAGCAAAACGGTGCAGGTACTGGTCATAGGGCAGCAGGGCGTGCGTCTCACAGCCAAAGCAGTTGATGTACC from Urocitellus parryii isolate mUroPar1 chromosome 15, mUroPar1.hap1, whole genome shotgun sequence includes:
- the Pdcd2l gene encoding programmed cell death protein 2-like is translated as MAAVRKPVLLGLRDLAVQGSPTGPSAWTASKLGGMPDALPAVAAPRPVCERCKEPQTLVVQVYCPLEGSPFHRLLHVFSCVRPKCGDSGARSWKVFRSQCLQVHEKEAQIFFQKQENGLVAENWCEGANDWGSDSEEAPPPQLTLDFVHESNSAKDVDCTAQLQDLRLQDTVLDATHSVPPAEGMALPTIVPQFLPYYICVVDEDDYRDLVSLDHAHSLLRDYQQREGIGMEQLLSQSFFSDGNEKYEKTKIKSGDQMFYKFMKRIAACQEQILR